The following proteins are co-located in the Defluviitalea raffinosedens genome:
- the glmM gene encoding phosphoglucosamine mutase — translation MGRLFGTDGVRGVANTELTIELAYKLGQAGAYVLTKETHHQPIILVGRDTRISGNMLEAALVAGICSVGAKAVKLGVVPTPAVAYLTRKYKADAGVVISASHNPVKYNGIKFFNSEGYKLRDELEEEIEGIILDHTEELPTPVGEEIGTIIEEPDALNDYVDFLKSTINVDLKGLKIAVDCANGAAYMAGPKVLEALGAELIVTGSEPNGCNINKNCGSTHIEALQEIVKANKVDLGLAFDGDADRCLAVDENGNLVDGDQIMAICGLQMKKENTLTGNTIVATVMSNLGLFIMAEKNGINVEKTKVGDRYVLEEMLKDNYKLGGEQSGHIIFLDYNTTGDGILTALQLLSVMKKTGKKLSELASVMEVLPQVLVNAKVSNEKKYSYLENKTVKKAIEELEAKFAGEGRVLIRPSGTEPLIRVMIEGKDEKVLKEEAEKLAELIKTELNK, via the coding sequence ATGGGAAGATTATTTGGAACAGATGGTGTTCGTGGTGTAGCAAATACAGAATTAACAATAGAACTAGCATATAAATTAGGGCAGGCTGGAGCTTATGTACTTACAAAAGAAACCCATCATCAACCGATCATTTTAGTTGGCAGAGATACCAGAATATCAGGAAATATGCTGGAGGCAGCTCTGGTTGCAGGTATTTGTTCCGTAGGGGCAAAAGCTGTAAAACTCGGAGTTGTACCTACTCCGGCAGTGGCATACCTTACAAGAAAATATAAAGCCGATGCAGGGGTTGTGATCTCTGCCTCTCACAATCCGGTAAAATACAATGGCATCAAATTCTTTAACAGCGAAGGTTATAAATTAAGAGATGAACTGGAAGAAGAAATAGAAGGCATCATATTAGATCATACAGAAGAACTTCCAACACCTGTTGGAGAAGAAATAGGCACGATCATTGAAGAACCAGATGCTTTAAATGATTATGTAGATTTCTTAAAGTCAACCATCAACGTGGACTTAAAAGGATTAAAAATAGCTGTGGACTGTGCCAATGGCGCAGCTTATATGGCAGGACCTAAAGTACTGGAAGCTTTGGGTGCAGAGCTTATTGTAACAGGCAGCGAGCCCAATGGATGCAATATTAATAAAAATTGTGGCTCAACTCATATAGAAGCACTCCAGGAAATTGTAAAAGCCAATAAAGTGGATCTTGGTCTTGCTTTTGACGGAGATGCTGACAGATGCCTGGCTGTCGATGAAAATGGCAATCTCGTTGATGGTGATCAGATTATGGCAATCTGCGGCCTTCAGATGAAAAAGGAAAATACTCTGACAGGCAATACAATCGTTGCAACAGTCATGAGCAATTTAGGGCTATTCATTATGGCAGAAAAAAACGGCATTAATGTTGAAAAGACGAAAGTAGGAGACCGTTACGTATTAGAAGAAATGCTAAAAGACAATTATAAATTAGGTGGAGAACAATCGGGGCATATCATTTTCCTTGATTATAATACCACTGGAGATGGCATACTTACTGCCCTTCAGCTTTTATCAGTAATGAAAAAAACTGGCAAGAAGCTTTCAGAACTAGCGAGTGTCATGGAAGTACTTCCTCAGGTTTTAGTGAATGCGAAAGTTTCTAATGAGAAGAAGTATTCTTACTTAGAAAATAAAACTGTTAAAAAAGCCATTGAAGAGCTGGAAGCGAAGTTTGCCGGAGAAGGAAGAGTACTTATTCGCCCTTCTGGAACAGAGCCTCTTATTCGCGTCATGATAGAAGGAAAAGATGAAAAAGTATTAAAAGAAGAAGCGGAAAAATTAGCAGAGCTGATTAAAACAGAATTAAATAAATAG